The Lutibacter sp. Hel_I_33_5 genome has a window encoding:
- a CDS encoding AAA family ATPase: MIYKNFTIEQYKGIKQIEISLKKNDLVLLLGLNESGKTTILKAIESFDYTNDPRPEFLNEFYRSIRNKSNINSNESAKVTSHIEIDEPIKMDWFKSIIRATNISSSDQQNIEGFLREINTKKEVIISRVFPFKNGNPKTPYYEFVTDHPFTKNKVSKLIAKEIVKHSPYIIYFEDFKDRIPDKIHIIKGNDAFNSDWYDIIDGLFYNTNKEYSIANFNKFFSKSNPRRNDADTVLKRVNKKFNETFSEKWKDLSGVKDIDETELKFNHLGSKYFEISITDTDGTTFNVEERSKGALWYLSFLMKTEFRRKKLRLGLGRPIFLIDEPASNLHSTAQQNMIEDFQKLVEDTSVIYSTHSQYLISLENIKNTYVVKRDGIVTTTLWSDYIKQDKSNQTYYQPLANILNIIPNNFDIPWQKAILTEGPSDLKVLETMFSICFPKKKKDFVIYPGTSAQNLNSLISLNIGWNTNFYVLLDSDKEGKKAQKRYIDEYELNNNIIKVLPIDNKKIESCFTQKEKLDLYKLIFNKEREGNVNKKEFSTIFSILSSKKEVRNKARKILSEKSIELFISIFDSFWNENNK, encoded by the coding sequence ATGATATATAAAAACTTTACAATAGAACAATATAAAGGTATTAAACAAATAGAAATAAGTCTTAAAAAAAATGACTTAGTTCTCCTTCTAGGTTTAAATGAATCTGGAAAAACAACAATCTTAAAAGCAATAGAATCCTTTGATTATACTAATGACCCACGTCCTGAATTCTTAAATGAATTTTATCGGTCAATTAGAAATAAATCAAATATAAACTCTAATGAAAGTGCAAAAGTAACATCGCATATCGAAATTGATGAACCAATCAAAATGGATTGGTTTAAAAGTATAATTAGAGCAACTAATATATCTTCATCTGACCAACAAAACATTGAAGGTTTTTTAAGGGAAATAAATACTAAAAAAGAAGTTATTATTTCTCGAGTTTTCCCATTTAAAAATGGAAATCCAAAAACACCTTATTATGAATTTGTTACTGACCACCCGTTTACAAAAAATAAAGTTTCTAAATTAATTGCAAAGGAAATAGTTAAACATTCACCTTACATTATTTATTTTGAAGATTTTAAAGATAGAATTCCAGACAAGATACATATAATTAAAGGCAATGATGCATTTAATTCTGATTGGTATGATATAATAGATGGTTTATTTTACAATACAAATAAAGAGTATAGCATTGCCAATTTCAACAAATTCTTTTCAAAAAGTAATCCAAGACGTAATGATGCTGATACTGTATTAAAAAGAGTGAATAAAAAATTCAATGAAACATTCTCTGAAAAATGGAAAGATTTATCTGGTGTTAAAGATATTGATGAAACTGAACTTAAATTTAATCATCTAGGAAGTAAATATTTTGAGATTTCAATAACTGACACAGACGGAACTACTTTTAATGTTGAAGAACGTAGTAAAGGAGCTCTTTGGTATTTGTCGTTCTTAATGAAGACAGAATTTAGAAGAAAAAAATTAAGATTAGGCCTTGGTAGACCAATTTTCTTAATTGACGAGCCTGCATCAAATTTACATTCAACCGCTCAACAAAATATGATAGAAGATTTTCAAAAATTAGTTGAAGACACCTCAGTAATATACTCTACTCACAGTCAGTATCTTATATCATTAGAAAACATTAAAAACACATATGTAGTTAAGAGAGATGGTATTGTGACAACAACATTATGGAGCGACTATATAAAGCAAGATAAATCAAATCAAACCTACTATCAGCCTTTAGCTAACATATTAAATATCATTCCAAACAATTTTGACATTCCTTGGCAAAAAGCAATTCTAACAGAAGGTCCTTCAGATTTAAAAGTTTTAGAAACTATGTTTTCTATTTGCTTTCCAAAAAAGAAAAAAGATTTTGTTATCTACCCTGGAACATCAGCACAGAATTTAAATTCATTAATTTCTCTAAATATCGGTTGGAATACGAATTTCTATGTTCTTTTAGATTCAGATAAAGAAGGAAAGAAAGCACAAAAAAGATATATTGATGAATATGAATTAAATAACAATATAATTAAGGTTTTACCGATTGACAACAAGAAAATAGAATCTTGTTTTACACAAAAAGAAAAACTTGATTTATATAAATTAATTTTCAATAAAGAACGAGAAGGTAATGTAAACAAGAAAGAGTTTTCTACTATTTTTTCAATTTTAAGCTCAAAAAAGGAAGTACGGAATAAAGCAAGAAAAATATTATCCGAAAAATCAATTGAACTCTTTATTAGCATATTTGATTCTTTTTGGAATGAAAACAATAAATAA
- a CDS encoding MATE family efflux transporter: MILSKYTSEFKYNWQLAAPVMLGMLGHTLVSFVDNIMVGQLGTAELAAVSLGNSFMFIAMSLGIGFSTAITPLTAEADASNDSKQAKATFKHGLFLCTALGILMFLMVFFSKPLLYFMKQPTEVVELAIPYLNLVAFSLIPLIVFQAFKQFSDGMSMTKYPMYATVLANLVNVLLNYILIFGKFGFPALGIVGAAYGTLVSRLIMVVYLWWLLAKKEKTKKLVTNIKLFVLDTLMIRKIINLGAPSALQMFFEVAIFTAAIWLSGLLGKNPQAANQIALNLGSMTFMIAMGLSVAAMVRVGNQKGLQNFKELRRISFSIFLLGLVLAVIFAVIFLLFNNSLPKLYVDLNDAVNFADNTEVVTIAAKLLIIAAIFQISDSIQVMVLGALRGLQDVKIPTIITFIAYWVIGFPISYFLGTEEMYGSMGIWIGLLAGLTSASILLYIRFNWLTLKLIETKEK, from the coding sequence TTGATATTATCTAAATACACATCAGAATTTAAATACAATTGGCAACTTGCAGCACCAGTAATGTTGGGAATGCTAGGGCACACGCTTGTAAGTTTTGTAGATAATATTATGGTAGGGCAGTTGGGTACAGCAGAATTAGCGGCGGTTTCTTTAGGAAATAGTTTTATGTTTATTGCCATGTCTTTAGGAATTGGTTTTTCCACAGCCATTACACCGTTAACCGCAGAAGCAGATGCTTCTAATGATTCTAAACAAGCAAAAGCAACTTTTAAGCATGGTTTATTTCTATGTACAGCTTTAGGAATTCTAATGTTTTTAATGGTCTTTTTTTCTAAGCCATTATTATACTTTATGAAACAACCTACGGAAGTGGTAGAGCTCGCAATTCCGTATTTAAACTTAGTGGCATTTTCGTTAATTCCGTTAATCGTCTTTCAGGCATTTAAGCAGTTTAGCGACGGAATGTCTATGACCAAATACCCGATGTACGCAACAGTACTTGCAAACTTGGTAAATGTGTTGTTAAATTATATATTAATCTTCGGAAAATTTGGTTTTCCTGCATTAGGGATTGTTGGTGCAGCATACGGAACTTTAGTTTCACGTTTAATAATGGTCGTGTATTTATGGTGGTTATTGGCTAAAAAAGAGAAGACAAAAAAACTTGTTACCAATATTAAATTGTTTGTGTTAGATACTTTAATGATTCGAAAAATCATCAATTTAGGAGCGCCAAGTGCGTTGCAAATGTTTTTTGAAGTCGCTATTTTTACAGCAGCCATTTGGTTAAGCGGATTGTTGGGTAAAAATCCACAAGCAGCCAATCAGATAGCGTTAAACTTAGGTTCTATGACGTTTATGATTGCCATGGGATTAAGCGTTGCAGCCATGGTACGAGTAGGAAATCAGAAAGGATTGCAGAATTTTAAAGAGTTACGTAGAATATCATTCTCTATTTTTTTATTAGGATTGGTATTAGCCGTTATTTTTGCCGTTATCTTTCTACTATTCAACAACAGTTTACCTAAATTATATGTCGATTTAAACGATGCCGTAAACTTTGCTGATAATACAGAAGTAGTAACAATAGCCGCAAAATTATTAATTATTGCAGCAATTTTTCAAATATCTGATAGTATACAAGTCATGGTGTTAGGCGCTTTACGTGGATTACAAGATGTAAAGATTCCAACAATTATTACCTTTATAGCCTATTGGGTAATCGGTTTTCCGATATCCTATTTTTTAGGAACCGAAGAAATGTATGGCAGTATGGGAATTTGGATCGGCTTATTGGCAGGATTAACAAGTGCATCCATTTTACTGTATATTCGATTTAATTGGTTGACATTAAAATTAATAGAAACAAAAGAAAAATAA
- the tpx gene encoding thiol peroxidase, whose amino-acid sequence MAKITLKGGEINTIGNLPAVGSKAQNFSLTATDLSVKSLSDFSGQQLILNIFPSIDTGTCATSVREFNKTAASLENTKVLCISRDLPFAQGRFCGAEGIENVVMLSDYATGSFGKEYGLEIVDAPLNNLHSRSIIVINAEGVITHTEQVTETVDEPNYKAALDALK is encoded by the coding sequence ATGGCAAAAATCACATTAAAAGGAGGCGAAATAAATACCATAGGAAATTTACCAGCAGTAGGTTCTAAAGCACAAAATTTTAGTTTAACAGCTACAGATTTATCTGTAAAAAGTTTATCAGATTTTAGTGGACAACAACTTATTTTAAACATATTTCCTAGTATAGATACAGGTACTTGTGCAACTTCTGTAAGAGAATTCAATAAAACTGCAGCGAGTTTAGAAAACACAAAAGTATTATGTATTTCTAGAGATTTACCATTTGCCCAAGGTCGTTTTTGTGGCGCAGAAGGTATAGAAAATGTAGTGATGTTATCAGATTATGCTACGGGTAGTTTTGGTAAAGAATACGGTTTAGAAATTGTTGATGCTCCGTTAAATAATTTACATTCTCGTTCCATAATTGTTATCAATGCAGAAGGTGTAATTACACATACAGAACAAGTTACAGAAACAGTAGACGAGCCTAATTATAAAGCAGCATTAGACGCGTTAAAATAA
- a CDS encoding EthD family reductase, translating into MSNAKTKVSVLYPDGEGKTFDMDYYCNKHIPMVAELLGDAVKGATVEKGLAGGAPDSAAPFQAMGNIYFESVEAFQNSFGPHADKIMGDIPNYTNIEPIFQISEVMI; encoded by the coding sequence ATGAGTAACGCAAAAACTAAAGTTAGTGTACTATACCCAGACGGAGAAGGCAAAACATTTGATATGGATTATTACTGCAATAAACATATACCCATGGTTGCAGAGCTATTAGGAGATGCTGTAAAAGGCGCAACTGTAGAAAAAGGCCTTGCTGGTGGCGCACCAGATTCTGCAGCTCCTTTTCAAGCAATGGGAAATATATATTTTGAATCTGTTGAAGCTTTTCAGAATTCATTTGGGCCACATGCCGATAAAATAATGGGCGATATACCAAATTACACCAACATAGAGCCTATATTTCAAATTAGCGAAGTAATGATTTAA
- the katG gene encoding catalase/peroxidase HPI, with product MSNHSDGDISKCPFMSGGQKESAGGGTTNRDWWPNQLKLNILRQNSTKSDPMNADFNYAEEFKSLDLKALKDDLYALMTDSQDWWPADYGHYGGLFIRMAWHSAGTYRIQDGRGGAGSGTQRFAPLNSWPDNGNLDKARLLLWPIKQKYGKKISWADLMILAGNCALESMGFETFGFGGGREDVWEPEQDIFWGSETEWLGDKRYSGERDLENPLGAVQMGLIYVNPEGPNGNPDPLKSAIDIRETFARMAMNDEETVALVAGGHTFGKAHGAADPDKYVGREPEAASIEEQGKGWKNTFGSGKGDDTITSGIEGAWTPNPAKWDHDYFRVLLDYDWELTKSPAGANQWKPTAASNPDMAPSAHNASEKKDLMMTTADMALKKFPDYLAISKRFRDNPAEFEDAFARAWFKLTHRDMGPISLYLGSEVPSETLIWQDPIPAVNYTVINDADAETLKGKILASGLSVSQLVSTAWASASTFRGSDKRGGANGGRLRLSPQKDWKINNPAELAKIIAILEGVQSDFNNGDKQVSIADLIVLGGSAAIEKAAKNAGHTISVPFTAGRADATQEHTDIESFSALQPSADGFRNFIHPRHTSSAEELLVDRAQLLTLTAPEMTVLVGGLRVLNANYDKSNHGVFTDKKETLSNDFFVNVLDLSTTWSATSEDDKIFEGTNRKTGALKWTGSRADLIFGSNSELRAIAEVYASADAQGKFINDFVATWTKVMNLDRFDLK from the coding sequence ATGAGTAATCACAGCGATGGCGATATCAGTAAATGTCCGTTTATGAGTGGCGGACAAAAAGAAAGTGCTGGTGGCGGAACTACCAATAGAGATTGGTGGCCAAACCAATTAAAATTAAACATCCTTAGGCAAAACTCTACAAAATCAGACCCAATGAATGCTGATTTTAATTATGCTGAAGAATTTAAATCGCTAGATTTAAAAGCATTAAAGGACGATTTATATGCATTAATGACCGATTCTCAAGATTGGTGGCCTGCAGATTACGGACATTATGGTGGGTTATTTATTAGAATGGCATGGCATAGTGCAGGAACGTATAGAATTCAAGATGGTAGAGGAGGAGCTGGTTCTGGTACGCAACGTTTTGCGCCGTTAAACAGTTGGCCAGATAATGGTAACTTAGATAAAGCACGTTTATTATTATGGCCAATCAAACAGAAATATGGTAAAAAGATTTCCTGGGCAGATTTAATGATTTTAGCAGGAAACTGCGCCTTAGAATCTATGGGGTTTGAAACCTTTGGTTTTGGTGGTGGACGTGAAGACGTTTGGGAACCAGAACAAGATATTTTCTGGGGATCAGAAACAGAATGGTTAGGAGATAAACGATATAGTGGAGAACGCGATTTAGAAAATCCGTTAGGTGCTGTACAAATGGGATTGATTTATGTAAACCCAGAAGGACCGAATGGAAATCCAGATCCGTTAAAATCTGCCATCGATATTAGAGAAACTTTTGCTCGTATGGCAATGAATGATGAAGAAACTGTTGCCTTAGTAGCAGGTGGACACACATTTGGAAAGGCACACGGTGCAGCAGATCCAGATAAATATGTAGGTAGAGAACCAGAAGCGGCAAGTATAGAAGAGCAAGGAAAAGGTTGGAAAAATACTTTTGGAAGCGGAAAAGGTGATGATACCATTACCAGTGGTATAGAAGGAGCTTGGACGCCAAATCCTGCTAAATGGGATCACGATTATTTTAGAGTATTATTAGACTACGATTGGGAATTAACTAAAAGTCCAGCTGGTGCAAACCAATGGAAACCAACCGCAGCGTCTAATCCAGATATGGCACCATCGGCACACAATGCATCAGAAAAGAAAGATTTAATGATGACTACGGCTGATATGGCGTTAAAAAAGTTTCCAGATTATTTAGCAATTTCTAAACGATTTAGAGACAATCCAGCTGAATTTGAAGATGCGTTTGCAAGAGCGTGGTTTAAATTAACGCATAGAGATATGGGGCCAATTTCGTTATACTTAGGTTCTGAAGTACCTAGTGAAACATTAATATGGCAAGATCCAATTCCTGCTGTAAATTATACGGTAATTAATGATGCTGATGCTGAAACCTTAAAAGGAAAAATTTTAGCTTCTGGATTATCTGTGTCTCAATTAGTTTCTACAGCATGGGCTTCTGCATCCACATTTAGAGGGTCAGACAAGCGTGGTGGAGCAAATGGTGGTCGTTTACGTTTATCACCTCAAAAAGATTGGAAAATTAACAATCCAGCTGAATTAGCAAAAATTATTGCAATTTTAGAGGGTGTTCAAAGTGATTTTAATAACGGAGATAAGCAAGTTTCTATCGCAGATTTAATTGTTTTAGGAGGTTCTGCAGCGATTGAGAAAGCAGCTAAAAATGCTGGACATACAATTAGTGTTCCTTTTACAGCAGGTAGAGCAGATGCAACGCAAGAGCATACAGACATCGAATCTTTTTCTGCATTACAACCTTCTGCAGACGGATTTAGAAACTTTATTCATCCAAGACATACTTCTTCGGCAGAAGAATTATTAGTAGATAGAGCACAATTATTAACTTTAACAGCACCAGAAATGACTGTTTTAGTTGGTGGTTTACGTGTGTTGAATGCTAATTATGATAAATCGAATCATGGTGTGTTTACCGATAAGAAAGAAACGTTATCAAACGATTTCTTCGTGAATGTTTTAGATTTAAGTACAACTTGGTCTGCAACTTCTGAAGATGATAAAATCTTTGAAGGAACGAATAGAAAAACAGGTGCATTAAAATGGACAGGTTCTAGAGCAGATTTAATTTTCGGTTCAAATTCTGAACTAAGAGCAATCGCTGAAGTGTATGCGAGTGCAGATGCGCAAGGTAAATTTATTAACGATTTTGTTGCCACTTGGACAAAAGTGATGAACTTAGATCGTTTTGATTTAAAATAA